The stretch of DNA ACCGTCTTCGCGGCGGCCGCCACCACCATCGTCATGGGCATCCTCGGCAATGTGCCGCTGGCCCTCGCGGCGGGACTCAGTGTCTCCGCCGTCGTGGCCTTCCAGGTCGCCCCGGAGATGACCTGGGGCAACGCGATGGCGATGTGCGTCATCTACGGCGCCATCATCATCCTGCTGGTCCTCACCGGCCTGCGGACCCTGATCATGGACGCGATTCCCCTGGCGCTGAAGCACGCCATCACCATGGGCATCGGCATGTTCGTCACGCTGATCGGTCTGGTCCAGGCGGGCTTCGTCACCTCCATGCCGTCCAAGCACGGCGACATGGGCGCGAAGCCGATCCAGATGGGCATCGACGACAAGCTCATCGGCTGGCCCGTCCTCTGCTTCGCCGTCACCGTCCTGCTGATCTTCCTGCTCCAGGTCCGCAAGGTGCCCGGCGCGATCCTCATCGGCATCGTCGGCGGCACCGTCTTCGCCGCGATCGTCCACCAGGTCGCGGGCATGAGCCAGAAGGACTGGGGCCTGAACGCCCCTGAGCTGGGCGGCTCCATCGTCTCGTCGCCCGACTTCGGCCTCTTCGGCGAGGTGTCCTTCAGCGGCATCGGCGACATCGGCGGCATCACCGTGGGTGTCATCGTCTTCACCCTGGTCCTCGCCGGCTTCTTCGACGCCATGGGCACCATCATCGGCATCGGCCAGCAGGCCAACCTCGCCGACAAGGACGGCAAGATGCCGGGTCTGAACAAGGCCCTGGCGATCGACGGTGCCGGTGGCGTCGTCGGCGGATTCGCCGGTGCCTCGGGCCAGACCGTCTTCGTCGAGTCCACCGCGGGCGTCGGCGACGGCGCGCGCACCGGCTTCGCGAGCGTCGTCACCGGTCTCGCCTTCACGCTCTGCCTCTTCTTCACCCCGCTGGCCCAGCTCATCCCGACCCAGGTCGCAGCCGCCGCGCTCGTCGTCATCGGCGCGATGATGCTGAGCAACGCCCGGCACATCGACTGGTCCGACCAGGCCACCGCCATTCCGGTGTTCCTGACCACGGTCCTGATGCCGTTCACGTACTCCATCACGGTGGGTATCGCGGCCGGTGTCATCGCCCACGTCCTCATCAAGGCCGCCCAGGGCAGGGTCCGCGAGATCGGCTGGCTGATGTGGGTGCTCGCGCTCGTGTTCCTCGCCTTCTTCGCGCTCCATCCGATCGAGAACTGGATGGGCGTCAAGTAGCCCATCCTGAATCACACACCCGTTAGGAGACGGACATGCTGGACATCGCCGAAGAGTTGAACCGGTGGGTCGAGCAGGGACGCGACTTCGCCGTCGCCACCGTGGTGGCGGTCGGCGGCAGCGCACCCCGGCAGCCCGGTGCGGCCCTGGCCGTCGACTCCGACGGCACGGCGATCGGTTCCGTCTCCGGCGGGTGTGTGGAAGGCGCCGTCTACGACCTGTGTCAGCAGGCACTCGAAGACGGCGGATGCGTCCTTGAACGCTTCGGATACAGCGACGAGGACGCCTTCGCCGTGGGCCTGACCTGCGGCGGCATCATCGACATCCTCGTCACCCCGGTCCGCGCGGACTCCTCCGCGCGGCCGGTTCTGGCCGCCGCGCTCGCGGCGGCCGCATCGGGCGAGGCCGCGGCCGTCGCCCGCATCACCTCCGGACCCGCGGACCTCATGGGCCGGGCTCTTCTCGTACGTTCCGACGCCGACGCCCCTCATGAGGGCAGCCTCGGCGGACATCCCGAGCTGGACCGCACCGCCGCGGGCGAGGCCCGCGCGATGCTGGACGCCGGGCGCACGGGCACGGTGGAGATCGGTGAGGACGGCTCGCGCTGCGGGCAGCCCCTCACGCTCCTCGTCGAGTCGAGCGTCCCGCCGCCCCGCATGATCGTGTTCGGCGCGATCGACTTCGCGTCGGCGCTCGTCAGGATCGGCAAGTTCCTCGGCTACCGCGTGACCGTCTGCGACGCCCGACCCGTGTTCGCCACGGCGGCGCGCTTCCCGGACGCGGACGAGATCGTCGTCGAGTGGCCGCACAAGTACCTGGAGCGGACGGAGGTCGACGGCCGCACCGTCCTGTGCGTCCTGACGCACGACGCCAAGTTCGACGTGCCGCTCCTCGAACTGGCCCTGCGGCTGCCGGTCGCCTACGTGGGCGCGATGGGTTCACGCCGTACGCATCTGGAGCGCAACGAACGGCTGCGTGAAGTCGGCGTCAGCGAACTGGAGTTGACCCGCCTTCGCTCGCCCATCGGCCTCGACCTGGGGGCGCGCACCCCGGAGGAGACGGCCCTTTCGATCGCCGCTGAGATCGTCGCGAACCGGCGCGGCGGCAGTGGGGTCTCGCTGACGGGCGCGCACACGCCGATCCACCACGACGGCTCGCGGCGTGCGGCCGGGCG from Streptomyces sp. BA2 encodes:
- a CDS encoding NCS2 family permease codes for the protein MTQQSTEPKTTAEDAGNGSRVPAGRSWLDRYFHITHRGSTVGREVRGGLTTFMAMAYIILLNPVILSVPDATGHRLDGDQLTTATVFAAAATTIVMGILGNVPLALAAGLSVSAVVAFQVAPEMTWGNAMAMCVIYGAIIILLVLTGLRTLIMDAIPLALKHAITMGIGMFVTLIGLVQAGFVTSMPSKHGDMGAKPIQMGIDDKLIGWPVLCFAVTVLLIFLLQVRKVPGAILIGIVGGTVFAAIVHQVAGMSQKDWGLNAPELGGSIVSSPDFGLFGEVSFSGIGDIGGITVGVIVFTLVLAGFFDAMGTIIGIGQQANLADKDGKMPGLNKALAIDGAGGVVGGFAGASGQTVFVESTAGVGDGARTGFASVVTGLAFTLCLFFTPLAQLIPTQVAAAALVVIGAMMLSNARHIDWSDQATAIPVFLTTVLMPFTYSITVGIAAGVIAHVLIKAAQGRVREIGWLMWVLALVFLAFFALHPIENWMGVK
- a CDS encoding XdhC family protein, producing the protein MLDIAEELNRWVEQGRDFAVATVVAVGGSAPRQPGAALAVDSDGTAIGSVSGGCVEGAVYDLCQQALEDGGCVLERFGYSDEDAFAVGLTCGGIIDILVTPVRADSSARPVLAAALAAAASGEAAAVARITSGPADLMGRALLVRSDADAPHEGSLGGHPELDRTAAGEARAMLDAGRTGTVEIGEDGSRCGQPLTLLVESSVPPPRMIVFGAIDFASALVRIGKFLGYRVTVCDARPVFATAARFPDADEIVVEWPHKYLERTEVDGRTVLCVLTHDAKFDVPLLELALRLPVAYVGAMGSRRTHLERNERLREVGVSELELTRLRSPIGLDLGARTPEETALSIAAEIVANRRGGSGVSLTGAHTPIHHDGSRRAAGRIGSVA